In Camelus dromedarius isolate mCamDro1 chromosome 4, mCamDro1.pat, whole genome shotgun sequence, the following are encoded in one genomic region:
- the PRLH gene encoding prolactin-releasing peptide — MKALRAWLLCLLLLGLALRGAASRAHQHSMEIHTPDINPAWYTGRRIRPVGRFGRRRAALRDVLKPGLLCLPACFSLEGGAEPAQGG, encoded by the exons ATGAAGGCGTTGCGGGCCTGGCTCCTGTGCCTGCTGCTGCTGGGCCTGGCCCTGCGGGGGGCGGCCAGCCGCGCCCACCAGCACTCCATGGAGATCCACA CCCCTGACATCAACCCGGCCTGGTACACGGGCCGCAGAATCCGGCCCGTGGGCCGCTTCGGCCGCAGAAGAGCAGCCCTGAGGGATGTCCTGAAGCCTGGCCTCCTGTGCCTGCCAGCCTGCTTCTCCCTGGAGGGAGGTGCTGAGCCCGCCCAGGGTGGCTGA
- the RAB17 gene encoding ras-related protein Rab-17, which produces MAQVDGASCPGAAPGQPCVFKLVLLGTDSVGKSSLALRYVKNDFKSILPTVGCAFFTKVVDLGAASLNFEIWDTAGQEKYHSVCHLYFRGASAALLVYDVTRKDSFCKAQQWLKDLEEEFHPGEVVIMLVGNKTDLGKEREVTLEEGKEFAENKGLLFMETSAKLNHQVTEVFNAVARELLQREETKQGQTLQGDARLALNERPSRQAGCCAR; this is translated from the exons ATGGCGCAGGTGGACGGGGCCTcctgccctggggctgcccctggcCAGCCCTGCGTCTTCAAGCTGGTTCTCCTGGGCACTGACTCTGTGGGCAAGTCCAGCTTGGCTCTCCGGTATGTGAAGAATGACTTCAAGAGTATCCTGCCCACCGTGGGAT GTGCGTTCTTCACCAAGGTGGTGGATTTGGGCGCTGCATCTCTAAACTTTGAGATCTGGGACACAGCTGGCCAGGAGAAGTACCACAGCGTCTGCCACCTCTACTTCAGGGGCGCCAGCGCTGCGCTTTTGGTGTATGATGTCACTAGGAAG GATTCGTTCTGCAAAGCGCAGCAGTGGCTGAAGGACCTGGAGGAGGAGTTCCACCCGGGAGAAGTCGTGATCATGCTGGTCGGCAACAAGACGGACCTCGGCAAAGAGCGGGAGGTGACGCTGGAG GAAGGGAAGGAGTTTGCAGAGAACAAGGGGTTGCTGTTCATGGAAACCTCGGCCAAACTGAACCACCAGGTGACCGAGGTCTTCAATGCTGTCG CCCGAGAGCTTTTGCAGAGAGAAGAGACGAAGCAAGGCCAGACGCTGCAGGGAGATGCTCGGCTGGCTCTGAACGAGAGGCCCTCGAGGCAGGCGGGGTGCTGTGCCCGCTGA